From Strix uralensis isolate ZFMK-TIS-50842 unplaced genomic scaffold, bStrUra1 scaffold_131, whole genome shotgun sequence, the proteins below share one genomic window:
- the CCDC9 gene encoding coiled-coil domain-containing protein 9 isoform X3 has protein sequence MSAALDLRSKEEKDAELDKRIEALRKKNEALIKRYQEIEEDRKKAEQEGIAVTALRRARPPEPERRWVDKDLSVTVQVTLSPGEKRLAKDKKPSGTPKPGRGAVPRGLGRAGRSPRGGEQPPETLWEGAAGDGVTPGDRGGRGRRARGRGAAGPGLGGDAGPDRKSKEWEERRRQNIKKMNEEMEKIAEYERNQRDGLHEKNPVRNFLDDPRRSGPFQDADRKEGSRRHVRNWGGPDFDKVKAGMEREKTWQGPGRRASAKAGGSLDMTLSMTGRERAEYVRWKEERDQIDRERLARHRKPTGQWRREWDAEKSDSMFKEGSAAAPGSDVSGEEEPKRPPPRAPTFGEFLAPPRGQRRRRGRGRAPGAGPRPYSMHDNRWEEKEPPAPAAATPSPQAEEAPSGAPPQPPHSLSPEEDEDQWEDVSEEEEEEEEEEEEEGGSSAASSIEDEAPRRLSPEELAEPPRGAQNPAAPPLQHEARPNAAQEVSEKPEEAATGDGAREPAEAAPSTVEITDFQRVGSWWRMDSSMANYSYNYSGWGDYSFYDLDGYEVPHSYRAVLALYALIFLLGVLGNGAVIWVTGFELRRTVNGVWFLNLSVADLLCCLALPFLALPLARDHHWPLGGFACKLLPSLTILNMFASVLLLMVISADRCALVTRPVWCQNHRTLGLARGACAAAWFLAALLTLPSFIFRTTRLDVFSEKTTCVLDYTAVGRHQHLTELVTAVTRFVCGFLVPFVAITACYSLLLARVHSKGFARSQKAIKLILVVIISFFVCWLPYHVVGLILASTPSHSPLFKGALEADPVVAGVAYINSCINPIIYVVVGQDFKDKFQRSWQAVLRGVLSDDPTSSLADSRMKTKSTMDDQSVSTTI, from the exons atg TCGGCCGCGCTGGACCTGCGCTCCAAGGAGGAGAAGGACGCGGAGCTGGACAAGCGCATCGAGGCGCTGCGCAAGAAGAACGAGGCCCTGATCAAACGTTACCAG GAGATCGAGGAGGATCGGAAGAAAGCGGAGCAGGAGGGGATCGCGGTGACAGCGCTGCGCCGCGCGCGGCCCCCCGAGCCCGAGCGGAGATGGGTGGACAAGGATCTCTCCGTCACTGTGCAGGTCACGCTCTCCCCCGGG GAGAAGCGCCTGGCCAAGGACAAGAAGCCCTCGGGCACCCCGAAACCCGGGCGCGGCGCCGTTCCCCGCGGCTTGGGGCGCGCCGGTCGGTCCCCGcgggggggggagcagccccccgaGACGCTttgggagggggcagcgggggatGGAGTGACCCCGGGGGACCGTGGCGGCCGCGGACGGCGAGCGCGGGGACGGGGGGCGGCTGGCCCGGGCCTGGGGGGTGATGCCGGCCCCGACCGAAAGTCTAAG GAGTGGGAGGAGCGGCGGCGACAGAACATCAAGAAGATGAACGAGGAGATGGAGAAAATCGCCGAGTACGAGAGGAACCAGCGG GACGGGCTCCACGAGAAGAACCCGGTGCGTAACTTTCTGGACGACCCGCGCCGCAGCGGCCCCTTCCAGGACGCCGATCGCAAGGAGGGGAGTCGGCGGCACGTCCGCAACTGGGGGGGCCCCGACTTCGACAAGGTCAAGGCTGGGATGGAGCGAGAGAAAACCTGGCAGGGCCCC GGCCGTCGCGCCAGCGCCAAGGCGGGGGGGTCGCTGGACATGACGCTCTCCATGACGGGCCGGGAACGCGCCGAGTACGTGCGCTGGAAGGAGGAGCGGGACCAGATCGACCGGGAGCGGCTGGCGCGGCACCGCAAACCCACCGGGCAGTGGCGGCGTGAGTGGGACGCCGAGAAATCCGACAGCAT GTTCAAGGAGGGCTCAGCGGCGGCCCCCGGCTCGGATGTGAGCGGCGAGGAGGAACCCAAGCGCCCTCCCCCCAGAGCTCCCACTTTTGGGGAGTTCCTGGCCCCCCCCCGCGGCCAGCGCAGGAGGAGGGGCCGAGGCCGTGCCCCGGGTGCCGGGCCCAGGCCCTACAG CATGCACGACAACCGCTGGGAGGAGAAGGAGCCGccggcgcccgccgccgccaccccgaGCCCCCAG GCGGAGGAAGCGCCGAGcggggcccccccgcagcccccccactCCCTGAGCCCCGAGGAGGATGAGGACCAGTGGGAGGACgtcagcgaggaggaggaggaggaggaggaggaagaggaggaggaaggcggcaGCAGCGCAGCGTCGTCCATCGAGGACGAAGCACCCCGCA gACTGAGCCCCGAGGAGCTGgcggagcccccccggggggcgCAGaaccccgcagccccccccctgCAGCACGAAGCGAGGCCCAACGCGGCGCAAGAAGTTTCGGAGAAGCCCGAGGAGGCGGCGACGGGGGACGGGGCGCGAG aaccGGCGGAGGCGGCCCCCAGCACGGTGGAGATCACGGACTTCCAGCGG GTTGGGAGCTGGTGGAGGATGGACTCCTCGATGGCCAATTACAGCTATAATTACTCCGGCTGGGGGGACTACTCCTTCTACGACCTCGATGGCTACGAAGTTCCTCACAGCTACCGCGCCGTCCTGGCGCTCTACGCCCTCATCTTCCTCCTGGGCGTCTTGGGCAACGGCGCCGTCATCTGGGTGACCGGCTTCGAGCTGCGGCGCACGGTCAACGGCGTCTGGTTCCTCAACCTCTCCGTGGCCGACCTCCTCTGCTGTCTGGCCCTGCCCTTCCTGGCCCTGCCGCTGGCCCGCGACCACCACTGGCCCTTGGGTGGCTTCGCCTGCAAGCTGCTGCCCTCCCTCACCATCCTCAACATGTTCGCCAGCGTCCTCCTGCTGATGGTCATCAGCGCCGACCGTTGTGCCCTGGTGACGCGGCCGGTGTGGTGCCAAAACCACCGGACGCTGGGGCTGGCCCGGGGGGCTTGTGCGGCCGCCTGGTTCCTGGCCGCGCTCCTCACCCTCCCCTCCTTCATCTTCCGCACCACCCGCCTCGACGTCTTCTCCGAGAAGACCACCTGCGTCCTGGACTACACAGCCGTGGGGCGTCACCAGCACCTCACCGAGCTCGTCACGGCCGTCACCCGCTTCGTCTGCGGCTTCCTGGTGCCCTTTGTGGCCATCACGGCCTGCTACAGCCTGCTGCTGGCCCGCGTCCACAGCAAGGGCTTTGCCCGCTCCCAGAAAGCCATCAAGCTCATCTTGGTGGTCATCATCAGCTTCTTCGTCTGCTGGTTGCCCTACCACGTCGTGGGCTTGATCCTGGCCTCCACCCCCTCTCACAGCCCCTTGTTCAAGGGTGCCCTGGAGGCCGATCCCGTCGTGGCCGGCGTCGCCTACATCAACAGCTGCATCAACCCCATCATCTACGTCGTGGTGGGCCAGGACTTCAAGGACAAGTTCCAGCGGTCGTGGCAAGCGGTGCTGCGGGGGGTGCTGAGCGACGACCCCACCAGCAGCCTGGCCGACAGCAGGATGAAGACCAAGTCCACCATGGACGACCAGAGCGTCAGCACCACCATCTGA
- the CCDC9 gene encoding coiled-coil domain-containing protein 9 isoform X2: MSAALDLRSKEEKDAELDKRIEALRKKNEALIKRYQEIEEDRKKAEQEGIAVTALRRARPPEPERRWVDKDLSVTVQEKRLAKDKKPSGTPKPGRGAVPRGLGRAGRSPRGGEQPPETLWEGAAGDGVTPGDRGGRGRRARGRGAAGPGLGGDAGPDRKSKEWEERRRQNIKKMNEEMEKIAEYERNQRDGLHEKNPVRNFLDDPRRSGPFQDADRKEGSRRHVRNWGGPDFDKVKAGMEREKTWQGPGRRASAKAGGSLDMTLSMTGRERAEYVRWKEERDQIDRERLARHRKPTGQWRREWDAEKSDSMFKEGSAAAPGSDVSGEEEPKRPPPRAPTFGEFLAPPRGQRRRRGRGRAPGAGPRPYSMHDNRWEEKEPPAPAAATPSPQAEEAPSGAPPQPPHSLSPEEDEDQWEDVSEEEEEEEEEEEEEGGSSAASSIEDEAPRSASPKAQRPPQGAGQAPHVSVPPPGVAPAPERGAGTPPSPFSPLGGRQPVSDWGEEMDLASPRSSLGDSPLPGVPKSRGASGETPGLSPEELAEPPRGAQNPAAPPLQHEARPNAAQEVSEKPEEAATGDGAREPAEAAPSTVEITDFQRVGSWWRMDSSMANYSYNYSGWGDYSFYDLDGYEVPHSYRAVLALYALIFLLGVLGNGAVIWVTGFELRRTVNGVWFLNLSVADLLCCLALPFLALPLARDHHWPLGGFACKLLPSLTILNMFASVLLLMVISADRCALVTRPVWCQNHRTLGLARGACAAAWFLAALLTLPSFIFRTTRLDVFSEKTTCVLDYTAVGRHQHLTELVTAVTRFVCGFLVPFVAITACYSLLLARVHSKGFARSQKAIKLILVVIISFFVCWLPYHVVGLILASTPSHSPLFKGALEADPVVAGVAYINSCINPIIYVVVGQDFKDKFQRSWQAVLRGVLSDDPTSSLADSRMKTKSTMDDQSVSTTI; encoded by the exons atg TCGGCCGCGCTGGACCTGCGCTCCAAGGAGGAGAAGGACGCGGAGCTGGACAAGCGCATCGAGGCGCTGCGCAAGAAGAACGAGGCCCTGATCAAACGTTACCAG GAGATCGAGGAGGATCGGAAGAAAGCGGAGCAGGAGGGGATCGCGGTGACAGCGCTGCGCCGCGCGCGGCCCCCCGAGCCCGAGCGGAGATGGGTGGACAAGGATCTCTCCGTCACTGTGCAG GAGAAGCGCCTGGCCAAGGACAAGAAGCCCTCGGGCACCCCGAAACCCGGGCGCGGCGCCGTTCCCCGCGGCTTGGGGCGCGCCGGTCGGTCCCCGcgggggggggagcagccccccgaGACGCTttgggagggggcagcgggggatGGAGTGACCCCGGGGGACCGTGGCGGCCGCGGACGGCGAGCGCGGGGACGGGGGGCGGCTGGCCCGGGCCTGGGGGGTGATGCCGGCCCCGACCGAAAGTCTAAG GAGTGGGAGGAGCGGCGGCGACAGAACATCAAGAAGATGAACGAGGAGATGGAGAAAATCGCCGAGTACGAGAGGAACCAGCGG GACGGGCTCCACGAGAAGAACCCGGTGCGTAACTTTCTGGACGACCCGCGCCGCAGCGGCCCCTTCCAGGACGCCGATCGCAAGGAGGGGAGTCGGCGGCACGTCCGCAACTGGGGGGGCCCCGACTTCGACAAGGTCAAGGCTGGGATGGAGCGAGAGAAAACCTGGCAGGGCCCC GGCCGTCGCGCCAGCGCCAAGGCGGGGGGGTCGCTGGACATGACGCTCTCCATGACGGGCCGGGAACGCGCCGAGTACGTGCGCTGGAAGGAGGAGCGGGACCAGATCGACCGGGAGCGGCTGGCGCGGCACCGCAAACCCACCGGGCAGTGGCGGCGTGAGTGGGACGCCGAGAAATCCGACAGCAT GTTCAAGGAGGGCTCAGCGGCGGCCCCCGGCTCGGATGTGAGCGGCGAGGAGGAACCCAAGCGCCCTCCCCCCAGAGCTCCCACTTTTGGGGAGTTCCTGGCCCCCCCCCGCGGCCAGCGCAGGAGGAGGGGCCGAGGCCGTGCCCCGGGTGCCGGGCCCAGGCCCTACAG CATGCACGACAACCGCTGGGAGGAGAAGGAGCCGccggcgcccgccgccgccaccccgaGCCCCCAG GCGGAGGAAGCGCCGAGcggggcccccccgcagcccccccactCCCTGAGCCCCGAGGAGGATGAGGACCAGTGGGAGGACgtcagcgaggaggaggaggaggaggaggaggaagaggaggaggaaggcggcaGCAGCGCAGCGTCGTCCATCGAGGACGAAGCACCCCGCAGTGCGTCCCCCAAAGCCCAGCGTCCCCCCCAAGGCGCCGGGCAGGCTCCCCACGTGTCCGTGCCCCCCCCCGGCGTGGCACCTGCCCCAGAGCGGGGGGCTGGCACCCCCccgagccccttctcccccctgGGAGGCCGCCAGCCCGTCTCGGACTGGGGCGAGGAGATGGACTTGGCCTCTCCCCGCAGCAGCCTGGGGGACAGTCCCCTTCCAGGGGTCCCCAAGTCGCGAGGGGCTTCCGGAGAGACTCCAG gACTGAGCCCCGAGGAGCTGgcggagcccccccggggggcgCAGaaccccgcagccccccccctgCAGCACGAAGCGAGGCCCAACGCGGCGCAAGAAGTTTCGGAGAAGCCCGAGGAGGCGGCGACGGGGGACGGGGCGCGAG aaccGGCGGAGGCGGCCCCCAGCACGGTGGAGATCACGGACTTCCAGCGG GTTGGGAGCTGGTGGAGGATGGACTCCTCGATGGCCAATTACAGCTATAATTACTCCGGCTGGGGGGACTACTCCTTCTACGACCTCGATGGCTACGAAGTTCCTCACAGCTACCGCGCCGTCCTGGCGCTCTACGCCCTCATCTTCCTCCTGGGCGTCTTGGGCAACGGCGCCGTCATCTGGGTGACCGGCTTCGAGCTGCGGCGCACGGTCAACGGCGTCTGGTTCCTCAACCTCTCCGTGGCCGACCTCCTCTGCTGTCTGGCCCTGCCCTTCCTGGCCCTGCCGCTGGCCCGCGACCACCACTGGCCCTTGGGTGGCTTCGCCTGCAAGCTGCTGCCCTCCCTCACCATCCTCAACATGTTCGCCAGCGTCCTCCTGCTGATGGTCATCAGCGCCGACCGTTGTGCCCTGGTGACGCGGCCGGTGTGGTGCCAAAACCACCGGACGCTGGGGCTGGCCCGGGGGGCTTGTGCGGCCGCCTGGTTCCTGGCCGCGCTCCTCACCCTCCCCTCCTTCATCTTCCGCACCACCCGCCTCGACGTCTTCTCCGAGAAGACCACCTGCGTCCTGGACTACACAGCCGTGGGGCGTCACCAGCACCTCACCGAGCTCGTCACGGCCGTCACCCGCTTCGTCTGCGGCTTCCTGGTGCCCTTTGTGGCCATCACGGCCTGCTACAGCCTGCTGCTGGCCCGCGTCCACAGCAAGGGCTTTGCCCGCTCCCAGAAAGCCATCAAGCTCATCTTGGTGGTCATCATCAGCTTCTTCGTCTGCTGGTTGCCCTACCACGTCGTGGGCTTGATCCTGGCCTCCACCCCCTCTCACAGCCCCTTGTTCAAGGGTGCCCTGGAGGCCGATCCCGTCGTGGCCGGCGTCGCCTACATCAACAGCTGCATCAACCCCATCATCTACGTCGTGGTGGGCCAGGACTTCAAGGACAAGTTCCAGCGGTCGTGGCAAGCGGTGCTGCGGGGGGTGCTGAGCGACGACCCCACCAGCAGCCTGGCCGACAGCAGGATGAAGACCAAGTCCACCATGGACGACCAGAGCGTCAGCACCACCATCTGA
- the CCDC9 gene encoding coiled-coil domain-containing protein 9 isoform X1: MSAALDLRSKEEKDAELDKRIEALRKKNEALIKRYQEIEEDRKKAEQEGIAVTALRRARPPEPERRWVDKDLSVTVQVTLSPGEKRLAKDKKPSGTPKPGRGAVPRGLGRAGRSPRGGEQPPETLWEGAAGDGVTPGDRGGRGRRARGRGAAGPGLGGDAGPDRKSKEWEERRRQNIKKMNEEMEKIAEYERNQRDGLHEKNPVRNFLDDPRRSGPFQDADRKEGSRRHVRNWGGPDFDKVKAGMEREKTWQGPGRRASAKAGGSLDMTLSMTGRERAEYVRWKEERDQIDRERLARHRKPTGQWRREWDAEKSDSMFKEGSAAAPGSDVSGEEEPKRPPPRAPTFGEFLAPPRGQRRRRGRGRAPGAGPRPYSMHDNRWEEKEPPAPAAATPSPQAEEAPSGAPPQPPHSLSPEEDEDQWEDVSEEEEEEEEEEEEEGGSSAASSIEDEAPRSASPKAQRPPQGAGQAPHVSVPPPGVAPAPERGAGTPPSPFSPLGGRQPVSDWGEEMDLASPRSSLGDSPLPGVPKSRGASGETPGLSPEELAEPPRGAQNPAAPPLQHEARPNAAQEVSEKPEEAATGDGAREPAEAAPSTVEITDFQRVGSWWRMDSSMANYSYNYSGWGDYSFYDLDGYEVPHSYRAVLALYALIFLLGVLGNGAVIWVTGFELRRTVNGVWFLNLSVADLLCCLALPFLALPLARDHHWPLGGFACKLLPSLTILNMFASVLLLMVISADRCALVTRPVWCQNHRTLGLARGACAAAWFLAALLTLPSFIFRTTRLDVFSEKTTCVLDYTAVGRHQHLTELVTAVTRFVCGFLVPFVAITACYSLLLARVHSKGFARSQKAIKLILVVIISFFVCWLPYHVVGLILASTPSHSPLFKGALEADPVVAGVAYINSCINPIIYVVVGQDFKDKFQRSWQAVLRGVLSDDPTSSLADSRMKTKSTMDDQSVSTTI; this comes from the exons atg TCGGCCGCGCTGGACCTGCGCTCCAAGGAGGAGAAGGACGCGGAGCTGGACAAGCGCATCGAGGCGCTGCGCAAGAAGAACGAGGCCCTGATCAAACGTTACCAG GAGATCGAGGAGGATCGGAAGAAAGCGGAGCAGGAGGGGATCGCGGTGACAGCGCTGCGCCGCGCGCGGCCCCCCGAGCCCGAGCGGAGATGGGTGGACAAGGATCTCTCCGTCACTGTGCAGGTCACGCTCTCCCCCGGG GAGAAGCGCCTGGCCAAGGACAAGAAGCCCTCGGGCACCCCGAAACCCGGGCGCGGCGCCGTTCCCCGCGGCTTGGGGCGCGCCGGTCGGTCCCCGcgggggggggagcagccccccgaGACGCTttgggagggggcagcgggggatGGAGTGACCCCGGGGGACCGTGGCGGCCGCGGACGGCGAGCGCGGGGACGGGGGGCGGCTGGCCCGGGCCTGGGGGGTGATGCCGGCCCCGACCGAAAGTCTAAG GAGTGGGAGGAGCGGCGGCGACAGAACATCAAGAAGATGAACGAGGAGATGGAGAAAATCGCCGAGTACGAGAGGAACCAGCGG GACGGGCTCCACGAGAAGAACCCGGTGCGTAACTTTCTGGACGACCCGCGCCGCAGCGGCCCCTTCCAGGACGCCGATCGCAAGGAGGGGAGTCGGCGGCACGTCCGCAACTGGGGGGGCCCCGACTTCGACAAGGTCAAGGCTGGGATGGAGCGAGAGAAAACCTGGCAGGGCCCC GGCCGTCGCGCCAGCGCCAAGGCGGGGGGGTCGCTGGACATGACGCTCTCCATGACGGGCCGGGAACGCGCCGAGTACGTGCGCTGGAAGGAGGAGCGGGACCAGATCGACCGGGAGCGGCTGGCGCGGCACCGCAAACCCACCGGGCAGTGGCGGCGTGAGTGGGACGCCGAGAAATCCGACAGCAT GTTCAAGGAGGGCTCAGCGGCGGCCCCCGGCTCGGATGTGAGCGGCGAGGAGGAACCCAAGCGCCCTCCCCCCAGAGCTCCCACTTTTGGGGAGTTCCTGGCCCCCCCCCGCGGCCAGCGCAGGAGGAGGGGCCGAGGCCGTGCCCCGGGTGCCGGGCCCAGGCCCTACAG CATGCACGACAACCGCTGGGAGGAGAAGGAGCCGccggcgcccgccgccgccaccccgaGCCCCCAG GCGGAGGAAGCGCCGAGcggggcccccccgcagcccccccactCCCTGAGCCCCGAGGAGGATGAGGACCAGTGGGAGGACgtcagcgaggaggaggaggaggaggaggaggaagaggaggaggaaggcggcaGCAGCGCAGCGTCGTCCATCGAGGACGAAGCACCCCGCAGTGCGTCCCCCAAAGCCCAGCGTCCCCCCCAAGGCGCCGGGCAGGCTCCCCACGTGTCCGTGCCCCCCCCCGGCGTGGCACCTGCCCCAGAGCGGGGGGCTGGCACCCCCccgagccccttctcccccctgGGAGGCCGCCAGCCCGTCTCGGACTGGGGCGAGGAGATGGACTTGGCCTCTCCCCGCAGCAGCCTGGGGGACAGTCCCCTTCCAGGGGTCCCCAAGTCGCGAGGGGCTTCCGGAGAGACTCCAG gACTGAGCCCCGAGGAGCTGgcggagcccccccggggggcgCAGaaccccgcagccccccccctgCAGCACGAAGCGAGGCCCAACGCGGCGCAAGAAGTTTCGGAGAAGCCCGAGGAGGCGGCGACGGGGGACGGGGCGCGAG aaccGGCGGAGGCGGCCCCCAGCACGGTGGAGATCACGGACTTCCAGCGG GTTGGGAGCTGGTGGAGGATGGACTCCTCGATGGCCAATTACAGCTATAATTACTCCGGCTGGGGGGACTACTCCTTCTACGACCTCGATGGCTACGAAGTTCCTCACAGCTACCGCGCCGTCCTGGCGCTCTACGCCCTCATCTTCCTCCTGGGCGTCTTGGGCAACGGCGCCGTCATCTGGGTGACCGGCTTCGAGCTGCGGCGCACGGTCAACGGCGTCTGGTTCCTCAACCTCTCCGTGGCCGACCTCCTCTGCTGTCTGGCCCTGCCCTTCCTGGCCCTGCCGCTGGCCCGCGACCACCACTGGCCCTTGGGTGGCTTCGCCTGCAAGCTGCTGCCCTCCCTCACCATCCTCAACATGTTCGCCAGCGTCCTCCTGCTGATGGTCATCAGCGCCGACCGTTGTGCCCTGGTGACGCGGCCGGTGTGGTGCCAAAACCACCGGACGCTGGGGCTGGCCCGGGGGGCTTGTGCGGCCGCCTGGTTCCTGGCCGCGCTCCTCACCCTCCCCTCCTTCATCTTCCGCACCACCCGCCTCGACGTCTTCTCCGAGAAGACCACCTGCGTCCTGGACTACACAGCCGTGGGGCGTCACCAGCACCTCACCGAGCTCGTCACGGCCGTCACCCGCTTCGTCTGCGGCTTCCTGGTGCCCTTTGTGGCCATCACGGCCTGCTACAGCCTGCTGCTGGCCCGCGTCCACAGCAAGGGCTTTGCCCGCTCCCAGAAAGCCATCAAGCTCATCTTGGTGGTCATCATCAGCTTCTTCGTCTGCTGGTTGCCCTACCACGTCGTGGGCTTGATCCTGGCCTCCACCCCCTCTCACAGCCCCTTGTTCAAGGGTGCCCTGGAGGCCGATCCCGTCGTGGCCGGCGTCGCCTACATCAACAGCTGCATCAACCCCATCATCTACGTCGTGGTGGGCCAGGACTTCAAGGACAAGTTCCAGCGGTCGTGGCAAGCGGTGCTGCGGGGGGTGCTGAGCGACGACCCCACCAGCAGCCTGGCCGACAGCAGGATGAAGACCAAGTCCACCATGGACGACCAGAGCGTCAGCACCACCATCTGA